GATGAAAAAACTCAAAGTCATGACCGTGGTCGGTACCCGGCCCGAGATTATTCGTTTGTCGCGGGTGCTGGCGCGCCTGGACGAGCATTGCGATCACGTTCTGGTGCACACCGGCCAGAACTACGACTACGAACTGAACCAGATCTTCTTCGACGACCTGGGCATTCGCAAGCCGGATCACTTCCTCAACGCGGCGGGCGGCGGCGCGGCCGAGACCATCGGCAAGATCATCATCGCGATGGACGACGTGCTGGCCACGGAAAAGCCCGAGGCGCTGCTGGTGCTCGGCGACACGAACAGTTGCCTGTCCGTGATCCCCGCCAAGCGTCGCAAGATTCCGATCTTCCACATGGAAGCCGGCAACCGCTGCTTCGACATGCGCGTGCCCGAGGAAATCAATCGCCGCATCGTCGACCACACGGCGGACATCAACCTGACGTACAGCTCGATCGCGCGCGAATATCTGTTGCGCGAAGGTTTGCCGCCCGACATGGTGATCAAGACCGGCAGCCCGATGGCGGAAGTGCTGGGCCACTACAAGCCGGGTATCGACGCGTCCGGCGTGCTCGATCGCCTCGGTCTCGCGGAAGGGCAATTCTTCGTGGTCAGCGCGCATCGCGAGGAAAACATCGACTCCGACGCCAACTTCGGCAAGCTGGTTCAGGTGCTGAACGCCGTCGCGGAAGGTTATGGTCTGCCGGTTATCGTCTCCACGCATCCGCGCACGCAAAAGCGCGTCGACGCGATGGGCGCGCAGTTCCACGCGAACGTGCGGCTGCTCAAGCCGCTGGGCTTCACCGACTACAACCGGCTCCAGGTGTCCGCGCGCGCGGTGCTGTCCGACAGCGGCACCATCAACGAGGAATCGTCGATCATGAACTTCCCCGCGCTGAATCTGCGCGAGGCGCACGAGCGTCCGGAAGGCATGGAGGAAGCCG
The sequence above is a segment of the Paraburkholderia sp. D15 genome. Coding sequences within it:
- the wecB gene encoding UDP-N-acetylglucosamine 2-epimerase (non-hydrolyzing); translation: MKKLKVMTVVGTRPEIIRLSRVLARLDEHCDHVLVHTGQNYDYELNQIFFDDLGIRKPDHFLNAAGGGAAETIGKIIIAMDDVLATEKPEALLVLGDTNSCLSVIPAKRRKIPIFHMEAGNRCFDMRVPEEINRRIVDHTADINLTYSSIAREYLLREGLPPDMVIKTGSPMAEVLGHYKPGIDASGVLDRLGLAEGQFFVVSAHREENIDSDANFGKLVQVLNAVAEGYGLPVIVSTHPRTQKRVDAMGAQFHANVRLLKPLGFTDYNRLQVSARAVLSDSGTINEESSIMNFPALNLREAHERPEGMEEAAVMMVGLEVERVLQGLDILAAQPRGSERLLRQVGDYSMPNVSDKVLRIIHSYTDYVNRVVWKKY